In a genomic window of Cuculus canorus isolate bCucCan1 unplaced genomic scaffold, bCucCan1.pri scaffold_54_arrow_ctg1, whole genome shotgun sequence:
- the LOC104061480 gene encoding PHD finger protein 7: MEKACMLCRRVEADPDICGRKVEKEGLCAHVFCLFFANGLFHQGSRDGVPLKDIRHTIKRAAKKSCFVCGENGATITCREPDCDRSFHLPCAMEGGCVSQFFGLYRSFCWEHRPEQLVKVAPEKNTTCVICLDPVEDTKSYMTMVCPACKHAWFHRGCIQKHAIHAGTHGFCCPQCRNEYRFRMEMLTMGIQIPKRGPSWEDDDNYEQLYERHSRCDARECLFPEGREQVEEEGPWELLLCSSCAAEGTHRRCSFLRNTTTHWECDGCAGLGTASSASSEITGARTDSQAGLGPSHGSPAPQTGTENQEASGPSHGPLAPQTYSPGTEGTGLSHGSPLLEGSNRSGPSGPDRLRERTRMRRRAQTPYTRTRRCRESSRVPAPSAESSTSSQAALGPPNSSTATRDHQPQDRKRGGIRTVPHTNTGDQQLWHRKPRSFRTIPRLPGTADQQCQH, from the exons ATGGAGAAGG CCTGCATGCTGTGTCGCCGGGTAGAGGCTGACCCGGATATCTGCGGGCGCAAAGTGGAGAAAGAAGGGCTCTGTGCCCACGTCTTTTGCCTG TTTTTTGCCAACGGGCTCTTTCATCAAGGGTCCAGGGATGGGGTTCCCCTTAAGGATATTCGACACACGATCAAGCGGGCAGCAAAGAAG AGCTGCTTCGTCTGTGGTGAGAACGGGGCCACCATCACCTGCCGAGAGCCAGACTGTGACCGCAGCTTCCATCTCCCCTGTGCCATGGAGGGTGGATGTGTCAGCCAGTTCTTTGGGCTCTACAG gtccttctgctGGGAGCATCGGCCAGAACAGTTAGTGAAGGTGGCCCCGGAGAAGAACACCACCTGCGTCATCTGCCTGGACCCCGTGGAGGACACAAAGTCGTACATGACCATGGTGTGCCCAGCATGCAAACACGCCTGGTTCCACCGGGGCTGCATCCAGAAGCATGCTATCCACGCTGGCACCCACGGCTTCTGCTGCCCACAGTGCCGCAATGAATATCGATTTCGGATGGAAATGCTGACCATGGGGATCCAAATCCCCaagag AGGTCCATCATGGGAGGATGACGATAACTATGAGCAGTTATATGAGAGGCACAGCCGCTGTGATGCCAGGGAGTGCCTTTTTCCAGAAGGCAGGGAGCAGGTGGAGGAAGAGGG gccctgggagctgctcctgtgcagctcctgtgctgctgagggCACCCACCGGCGCTGCTCCTTCTTGCGGAACACCACGACCCACTGGGAGTGCGACGGCTGTGCAGGCCTGGGCACTG CCTCCAGCGCCAGCTCGGAGATCACGGGCGCCAGGACTGACAGCCAGGCGGGATTGGGGCCTTCCCATGGCTCTCCGGCACCTCAGACCGGCACCGAAAACCAGGAGGCATCGGGACCATCCCACGGTCCCCTGGCACCGCAGACCTACAGCCCCGGCACTGAGGGTACGGGGCTGTCCCATGGCTCCCCATTACTTGAGGGCAGCAACCGCTCCGGCCCCTCTGGGCCCGACCGCCTGCGAGAGCGCACCCGCATGCGACGTCGGGCCCAGACACCCTACACCCGGACAAGAAGATGCCGGGAGAGCAGCCGGGTGCCAGCACCGAGCGCCGAGAGCAGCACCTCCAGCCAGGCAGCGCTGGGGCCGCCCAACAGCTCCACAGCTACCAGAGACCACCAACCCCAGGACAGAAAGCGAGGAGGCATCAGGACAGTCCCCCACACCAACACTGGAGACCAGCAACTCTGGCACCGAAAGCCACGCAGCTTCAGGACCATCCCACGGCTCCCTGGCACCGCAGACCAGCAGTGCCAACACTGA